From the Burkholderia glumae LMG 2196 = ATCC 33617 genome, one window contains:
- a CDS encoding GNAT family N-acetyltransferase codes for MKFEIRDAAPSDVAALIALTRELAEFEALTHLFVATEADLADALFGPNPAAGALVATQEGDLIGYALYFQNYSTFVGKRGLYLEDLYVKPTCRGTGLGTRLLRAVAALAVERGCGRFEWTVLDWNRQAIEFYERMGAVVLPDWRVVRVTGDALDALAQPLRDAD; via the coding sequence ATGAAATTCGAGATCCGCGACGCAGCCCCGAGCGACGTCGCGGCACTCATCGCGCTGACCCGCGAACTCGCCGAATTCGAGGCGCTGACGCATCTGTTCGTCGCGACCGAGGCCGATCTGGCCGATGCCCTGTTCGGGCCAAATCCGGCCGCCGGCGCGCTGGTGGCCACGCAAGAGGGCGACCTGATCGGCTATGCGCTCTACTTCCAGAACTACTCGACCTTCGTCGGCAAGCGCGGCCTCTATCTGGAGGATCTCTACGTGAAGCCGACGTGCCGCGGCACCGGGCTCGGCACGCGGCTGCTGCGCGCGGTTGCGGCGCTCGCGGTCGAACGCGGCTGCGGCCGCTTCGAGTGGACCGTGCTCGACTGGAATCGCCAGGCGATCGAATTCTACGAACGGATGGGCGCGGTGGTGCTGCCCGACTGGCGCGTGGTGCGCGTGACGGGCGATGCGCTCGACGCGCTCGCGCAACCCCTGCGCGACGCCGACTGA
- the pncB gene encoding nicotinate phosphoribosyltransferase: protein MIITSLLDTDLYKFTMMQVVLHHFPAANVEYRFRCRTPDVDLVPYIDEIRDEVRGLCQLRFNDAELDYLRQMRFIKSDFVDFLALFHLSEKYIEISPSPKGNGEIDIAIRGPWLHTILFEIPVLAIVNEVYFRNTQSEPDYGEGRGRLREKMKLLGARPEFADCKIADYGTRRRFSKVWHEEVALTLRDGLGEQFAGTSNVYYAMRHGITPLGTMAHEYLQACQALGPRLRDSQIYGLEMWAKEYRGDLGIALSDVYGMDAFLRDFDMYFCKLFDGARHDSGDPFEWGERMIRHYEANRCDPRTKVLVFSDALDIPKVLQLYERFRDRCKLAFGVGTNLTNDLGYRPLQIVIKMVRCNGQPVAKLSDSPGKSMCDDKAYLAYLRQVFGIAQPVEDEAGK from the coding sequence ATGATCATTACCTCGCTGCTCGACACCGATCTGTACAAGTTCACGATGATGCAGGTCGTCCTGCATCACTTTCCCGCCGCCAACGTCGAATACCGCTTTCGTTGCCGCACCCCGGACGTCGATCTCGTTCCCTACATCGACGAGATCCGCGACGAGGTGCGCGGGCTCTGCCAGCTGCGCTTCAACGACGCCGAACTCGACTATCTGCGGCAGATGCGGTTCATCAAGAGCGATTTCGTCGATTTCCTCGCGCTGTTCCACCTGAGCGAGAAATACATCGAAATCTCGCCCTCGCCGAAGGGCAACGGCGAGATCGACATCGCGATCCGCGGTCCCTGGCTGCACACGATCCTGTTCGAGATCCCGGTGCTGGCGATCGTCAACGAGGTCTATTTCCGCAACACGCAGAGCGAGCCCGACTACGGCGAGGGGCGCGGGCGGCTGCGCGAGAAGATGAAGCTGCTCGGCGCGCGGCCCGAGTTCGCCGACTGCAAGATCGCCGACTACGGCACGCGCCGCCGCTTCTCGAAGGTCTGGCACGAGGAGGTCGCGCTGACGCTGCGCGACGGGCTGGGCGAGCAGTTCGCGGGCACCAGCAATGTCTATTACGCGATGCGGCACGGCATCACGCCGCTCGGCACCATGGCGCACGAGTATCTGCAGGCCTGTCAGGCGCTCGGCCCGCGGCTGCGCGATTCGCAGATCTACGGCCTCGAGATGTGGGCCAAGGAATATCGCGGCGATCTCGGCATCGCGCTGTCGGACGTCTACGGCATGGACGCGTTCCTGCGCGACTTCGACATGTACTTCTGCAAGCTGTTCGACGGCGCGCGCCACGATTCGGGCGACCCGTTCGAGTGGGGCGAGCGGATGATCCGCCATTACGAGGCCAACCGCTGCGACCCGCGCACCAAGGTGCTGGTGTTCTCCGACGCGCTCGACATCCCGAAGGTGCTGCAGCTCTACGAACGCTTCCGCGACCGCTGCAAGCTCGCGTTCGGAGTGGGCACGAACCTGACCAACGATCTCGGCTACCGGCCGCTGCAGATCGTCATCAAGATGGTCCGCTGCAACGGCCAGCCGGTCGCCAAGCTGTCCGACTCGCCGGGCAAGAGCATGTGCGACGACAAGGCCTATCTCGCCTACCTGCGCCAGGTGTTCGGCATCGCGCAGCCGGTCGAGGACGAGGCAGGAAAATAA
- a CDS encoding DUF4088 family protein: MGQITLSIKDDTITSLRKDFEAFVRVSQKLDPQFATPSFEDFLRAKLLDNMVPLTENAVQRMLQGGQYAWAKRTLDKEFPDVLAIMMRQAESFGFGFASRSEWTPDELVKACQDWATALVTEAQGDPAQIEPLAAQIKSAVHDIQTLEERMQTPAWRLAESLRQRVYEAKLACEMSVGSLAREKLGELRGLLRLGISHGSFQKQEAQQIMEYLRLLKPEIFVEEPYDIFSRLAGWLRGIFLVAAPMQPKAPVQQKQQRRP, from the coding sequence ATGGGACAGATCACCCTGTCGATCAAGGACGACACCATCACGTCGCTGCGCAAGGACTTCGAGGCCTTCGTGCGCGTGTCGCAGAAGCTCGATCCGCAGTTCGCGACGCCGTCGTTCGAAGACTTCCTGCGCGCCAAGCTGCTCGACAACATGGTGCCGCTGACCGAGAACGCCGTGCAGCGCATGCTGCAGGGCGGCCAGTACGCGTGGGCGAAACGCACACTCGACAAGGAATTCCCCGACGTGCTCGCGATCATGATGCGGCAGGCGGAGAGCTTCGGCTTCGGCTTCGCGTCGCGCAGCGAATGGACCCCTGACGAGCTCGTGAAGGCGTGCCAGGACTGGGCCACCGCGCTCGTCACGGAAGCGCAGGGCGATCCGGCCCAGATCGAGCCGCTCGCCGCGCAGATCAAATCCGCGGTCCACGACATCCAGACGCTCGAGGAACGGATGCAGACGCCCGCCTGGCGGCTCGCCGAATCGCTGCGCCAGCGCGTCTACGAGGCGAAGCTCGCCTGCGAGATGAGCGTCGGCAGCCTGGCGCGCGAGAAGCTCGGCGAGTTGCGCGGGCTGCTGCGGCTCGGCATCTCGCACGGCTCGTTCCAGAAGCAGGAAGCCCAGCAGATCATGGAATACCTGCGCCTGCTGAAGCCGGAAATCTTTGTCGAGGAACCCTACGACATCTTCTCGCGGCTCGCCGGGTGGCTGCGCGGGATCTTCCTGGTGGCTGCGCCGATGCAGCCCAAGGCGCCGGTTCAGCAAAAGCAGCAGCGCAGGCCGTAA
- a CDS encoding 2-hydroxyacid dehydrogenase: MQKILVARAIFPDVIERLRQYFDVDWNDGDALAPDALHARLADKDGALTAGDPIGAAALAAAPKLRAVANMAVGYNNFDMAAFDAANVLATNTPDVLNETTADFGWALMMAAARRIAESEHWLRAGRWQKWSFDSFLGADLHGTTLGVIGMGRIGQAIARRARGFNMRVVYHNRSRVAAGIEAELNAEYLSKEALLRQADHVVLVLPYTKESHHTIGAAELALMKPSATLTNIARGGIVDDAALAAALRERRIAAAGLDVFEGEPSVLPALLEVPNVVLTPHIASASEATRRAMANLAADNLIAALGEGPRAGRPPNPINPDVLGRARA, from the coding sequence ATGCAGAAAATCCTGGTGGCGCGTGCGATCTTTCCGGACGTGATCGAGCGCCTGAGGCAGTATTTCGACGTGGACTGGAACGACGGCGACGCGCTCGCGCCCGACGCGCTTCATGCGCGCCTCGCCGACAAGGACGGCGCGCTCACCGCGGGCGACCCGATCGGCGCGGCGGCGCTCGCGGCGGCGCCGAAGCTGCGTGCGGTCGCGAACATGGCGGTCGGCTACAACAACTTCGACATGGCGGCGTTCGACGCCGCCAACGTGCTCGCCACCAACACGCCGGACGTGCTGAACGAGACCACCGCCGATTTCGGCTGGGCGCTGATGATGGCCGCCGCGCGGCGCATCGCCGAGTCGGAACACTGGCTGCGCGCGGGCCGCTGGCAGAAATGGTCGTTCGACAGCTTTCTCGGCGCCGACCTCCACGGCACGACGCTCGGCGTGATCGGCATGGGCCGCATCGGCCAGGCGATCGCGCGCCGCGCGCGCGGCTTCAACATGCGCGTCGTCTATCACAACCGCTCGCGCGTGGCGGCCGGCATCGAGGCCGAGCTGAACGCCGAATATCTGTCGAAGGAAGCCCTGCTGCGGCAGGCCGACCACGTGGTGCTGGTGCTGCCCTACACGAAGGAGAGCCACCATACGATCGGCGCGGCCGAGCTCGCGCTGATGAAGCCCAGCGCGACGCTGACCAACATCGCGCGCGGCGGCATCGTCGACGACGCGGCGCTGGCCGCCGCGCTGCGCGAGCGCCGCATCGCGGCGGCCGGGCTCGACGTGTTCGAGGGCGAGCCGAGCGTGCTGCCGGCGCTGCTGGAGGTGCCCAACGTCGTGCTCACGCCGCATATCGCGAGCGCGAGCGAGGCCACGCGTCGCGCGATGGCCAACCTCGCCGCCGACAATCTGATCGCGGCGCTTGGCGAAGGCCCGCGCGCCGGCCGGCCGCCGAACCCGATCAATCCCGACGTGCTCGGCAGGGCGCGCGCATGA
- a CDS encoding CreA family protein, giving the protein MTRHFAAALAACAASLLPLAAHAEEIASVNTNFRLTGSDRVVVEAYDDPLVQGVTCYVSRARKGGIKGSLGIAEDPTEASIACRQVGPIHFTQPLKQQTDVFNERLSFVFKTLHVVRVVDRKRNTLVYLTYSDRIVSGSAKNSVTAVPVPDGTPIPLK; this is encoded by the coding sequence ATGACCCGCCATTTCGCCGCCGCCCTCGCGGCCTGCGCCGCCTCGCTGCTTCCGCTCGCGGCCCATGCCGAGGAAATCGCCAGCGTCAACACGAATTTCCGCCTGACCGGCTCGGACCGCGTCGTGGTCGAGGCGTATGACGATCCGCTCGTGCAGGGCGTGACCTGCTACGTCTCGCGCGCGCGCAAGGGCGGCATCAAGGGCAGCCTCGGCATCGCCGAGGACCCGACCGAGGCATCGATCGCGTGCCGTCAGGTGGGTCCGATTCATTTCACGCAGCCGCTCAAGCAGCAGACCGACGTGTTCAACGAGCGGCTGTCGTTCGTGTTCAAGACGCTGCACGTGGTGCGCGTGGTCGACCGCAAGCGCAACACGCTCGTCTATCTGACCTATAGCGACCGGATCGTGAGCGGCAGCGCGAAGAACAGCGTGACCGCGGTGCCCGTGCCGGACGGCACGCCGATCCCGCTCAAGTAA
- a CDS encoding LutC/YkgG family protein: MDTSAARRNILARIRAAQGRATEPEAQEREQAADYLARHPAGPRPPMPAEPGALAARFAEEAARMSTTVAFVETLDAVPAEAARYLREHALPPRAIAWRTLDGLDWQAAGLEVVPRKPADGDLVGITGCFCATAETGSLVLLSGPDSYASAALLPETHIVVVPVSRIVAGHEDAFALIRAERGELPRAVNLVSGPSRTGDIEQTIVLGAHGPYRVHAILVRGA; this comes from the coding sequence ATGGATACGTCGGCTGCCCGCCGCAACATACTCGCGCGCATCCGCGCCGCGCAGGGACGCGCCACCGAGCCCGAAGCCCAGGAACGTGAGCAGGCCGCCGACTATCTCGCGCGCCATCCGGCCGGCCCGCGGCCGCCGATGCCGGCCGAGCCGGGCGCGCTGGCGGCGCGTTTCGCCGAGGAAGCCGCGCGCATGTCCACCACCGTCGCGTTCGTCGAGACGCTCGACGCCGTGCCGGCCGAGGCCGCGCGCTATCTGCGCGAGCACGCGCTGCCGCCGCGGGCGATCGCCTGGCGCACGCTCGACGGCCTCGACTGGCAGGCGGCCGGACTGGAAGTCGTGCCGCGCAAGCCCGCCGACGGCGATCTGGTCGGCATCACCGGCTGCTTCTGCGCGACCGCCGAGACCGGTTCGCTCGTCTTGCTGTCCGGCCCGGATAGCTACGCGTCGGCCGCGCTGCTGCCCGAGACGCACATCGTGGTCGTGCCGGTCTCGCGGATCGTGGCCGGCCACGAGGACGCGTTCGCGCTGATCCGCGCGGAACGGGGCGAACTGCCGCGCGCGGTCAACCTGGTGTCGGGGCCCTCGCGCACCGGCGATATCGAGCAGACCATCGTCCTCGGCGCGCACGGCCCGTATCGCGTTCACGCGATCCTCGTGCGCGGCGCATGA
- the fdxA gene encoding ferredoxin FdxA, protein MTHVVTEGCIKCKYTDCVDVCPVDCFREGPNFLAIDPDECIDCAVCVAECPTNAIYAEEDVPGDQQQFTPLNAELAKLWPSITKTKPAPGDADEWKDVQDKLHLLER, encoded by the coding sequence ATGACTCACGTTGTGACCGAAGGCTGCATCAAGTGCAAATACACCGATTGCGTCGATGTATGCCCGGTGGATTGCTTCCGTGAAGGTCCCAATTTCCTCGCGATCGACCCGGACGAATGCATCGACTGCGCCGTGTGCGTGGCCGAATGCCCGACCAATGCGATCTATGCCGAGGAAGACGTTCCTGGCGATCAGCAGCAGTTCACGCCGCTGAACGCCGAGCTGGCGAAGCTGTGGCCGTCGATCACGAAGACCAAGCCCGCCCCCGGCGACGCCGACGAGTGGAAGGACGTGCAGGACAAGCTCCATCTGCTCGAGCGCTGA
- a CDS encoding sodium:proton antiporter yields the protein MPAVLAVLGALLLGGAPATASAAALDGATLSALWGIPFAGMLLSIALCPLVAPAFWHRHFGKIAAGWAGALLVPFAVAFGAAAAGATLVHALLEEYLPFIVLLTALYTVAGGICLHGALRASPARNTALLALGAVLASVMGTTGAAMLLIRPLLRANAARPRVVHVVVFFIFLVANAGGALSPLGDPPLFLGFLNGVDFFWTTIHLALPTLFVCAVLLTVFYVLDAWRFRRDGVLGRALDHDADPLDHEAGEARAVAFGPNRPGAQPAAGTRLWLEGRINFVLLAAIVALVLMSGIWKPGIEFEVAGTHVALQNLVRDLALVAVALLSLALTPRSAREGNAFDWAPIEEVAKLFAGIFVTIAPVIMILRAGAGGAFAPIVRLVTDAGGEPVVPMLFWATGLLSSFLDNAPTYLVFFNLAGGDAASLMTTGAAALAAISAGAVFMGANSYIGNAPNFMVKAIAEARGIRMPSFFGYLGWSFGILLPVFALATWLFFSA from the coding sequence CTGCCGGCCGTGCTCGCCGTGCTCGGCGCGCTCCTGCTCGGCGGCGCGCCCGCCACCGCCTCGGCCGCCGCGCTCGACGGCGCCACGCTGTCCGCGCTGTGGGGCATCCCGTTCGCCGGCATGCTGCTGTCGATCGCGCTGTGCCCGCTCGTCGCGCCGGCGTTCTGGCATCGGCATTTCGGCAAGATCGCGGCCGGCTGGGCCGGCGCCTTGCTCGTGCCGTTCGCGGTCGCGTTCGGCGCGGCGGCCGCGGGCGCCACGCTGGTTCACGCGCTGCTCGAGGAATACCTGCCGTTCATCGTGCTGCTGACGGCGCTCTACACGGTGGCGGGCGGTATCTGCCTGCATGGCGCGCTGCGCGCCTCGCCCGCGCGCAATACCGCGCTGCTTGCGCTCGGTGCCGTGCTGGCGAGCGTGATGGGCACCACCGGTGCGGCGATGCTGCTGATCCGCCCGCTGCTGCGCGCGAACGCCGCCCGCCCGCGTGTCGTGCATGTCGTGGTGTTCTTCATTTTTCTCGTCGCCAACGCGGGCGGCGCGCTCTCGCCGCTCGGCGACCCGCCGCTGTTCCTCGGCTTCCTGAACGGTGTCGATTTCTTCTGGACCACGATCCACCTCGCGCTGCCCACGCTGTTCGTCTGCGCCGTGCTGCTGACCGTGTTCTACGTGCTCGACGCGTGGCGCTTTCGCCGCGACGGCGTGCTCGGGCGCGCGCTCGATCACGACGCGGACCCGCTCGACCACGAGGCCGGCGAGGCGCGGGCCGTCGCGTTCGGGCCCAACCGGCCGGGCGCCCAGCCGGCGGCCGGCACCCGCCTGTGGCTCGAAGGCCGGATCAACTTCGTGCTGCTCGCAGCGATCGTCGCGCTGGTGCTGATGAGCGGGATCTGGAAGCCCGGTATCGAGTTCGAGGTGGCCGGCACCCACGTGGCGCTGCAGAACCTGGTGCGGGACCTCGCGCTGGTGGCGGTCGCGCTGCTGTCGCTCGCCCTCACGCCGCGCTCGGCGCGCGAGGGCAACGCGTTCGACTGGGCCCCGATCGAGGAGGTCGCGAAGCTGTTCGCCGGCATCTTCGTGACGATCGCGCCCGTCATCATGATCCTGCGCGCGGGCGCCGGCGGCGCGTTCGCGCCGATCGTCCGGCTCGTCACGGACGCGGGCGGCGAGCCGGTCGTGCCGATGCTGTTCTGGGCCACCGGGCTGCTGTCGTCGTTCCTCGACAACGCGCCGACCTACCTCGTATTCTTCAACCTCGCCGGCGGCGACGCGGCGAGCCTGATGACGACGGGCGCCGCAGCGCTCGCGGCGATTTCGGCCGGCGCCGTGTTCATGGGCGCCAACAGCTACATCGGCAACGCGCCGAACTTCATGGTCAAGGCCATCGCCGAGGCGCGCGGCATCCGCATGCCGAGCTTTTTCGGCTATCTCGGCTGGTCGTTCGGCATCCTCTTGCCGGTGTTCGCACTGGCGACGTGGCTGTTCTTTTCCGCCTGA
- a CDS encoding DNA recombination protein RmuC, with product MTPWLLGAVALLAAALAIALGVIWRGASHAGDGIGWLGERLDEAQDAQAQALERLERALRDEFAAGSRGARTELTGSFTQLQQMLAAQLTSVATVQNQQIDGFAQQLAKLVATHHQQFDAMRDGLHQQAQLARDEQGAALRHFGAVLSQQLAQLSEANDRRMGEVRATLEQRLKDIEANNAAKLDEMRRTVDEKLHATLEQRLGESFRLVSERLEQVHRGLGEMQTLAAGVGDLKKVLTNVKTRGTWGEVQLEALLEQMLTPDQYAKNVATVPKSSERVEFAIRLPGRQADAQPVWLPVDAKFPREDYERLIDAQERADAAGVEEAARALEARVRAEAKTIAEKYVAPPHTTDFALLFLPTEGLYAEILRRPGLTDLLQRDYRVTVAGPTTLTALLNSLQMGFRTLAIERRSSEVWQVLGAVKTEFGKFGEVLARTKSQLETVTRSIEAAEQRTRVMNRKLKAVEALPGDDAAGLLGGAAGPAADGEDG from the coding sequence ATGACGCCGTGGCTGCTCGGCGCGGTCGCGCTGCTCGCGGCCGCGCTCGCGATCGCGCTGGGGGTGATCTGGCGCGGCGCGAGCCATGCCGGTGACGGCATCGGCTGGCTCGGCGAGCGGCTCGACGAGGCGCAGGATGCCCAAGCGCAGGCGCTCGAGCGGCTCGAACGCGCGCTGCGCGACGAGTTCGCGGCGGGCTCGCGCGGCGCGCGCACCGAGCTCACCGGCAGCTTCACGCAGTTGCAGCAGATGCTGGCCGCGCAGTTGACCAGCGTGGCCACCGTGCAGAACCAGCAGATCGACGGTTTCGCGCAGCAGCTCGCGAAGCTGGTGGCCACCCATCACCAGCAGTTCGACGCGATGCGCGATGGACTGCACCAGCAGGCCCAGCTCGCGCGCGACGAGCAGGGCGCGGCGCTACGCCATTTCGGCGCGGTGCTGAGCCAGCAGCTCGCGCAGCTCAGCGAAGCGAACGACCGCCGCATGGGCGAGGTGCGCGCGACGCTCGAGCAGCGCCTGAAGGACATCGAGGCGAACAACGCCGCGAAGCTCGACGAGATGCGCCGCACCGTCGACGAGAAGCTGCACGCGACGCTCGAGCAGCGGCTCGGCGAATCGTTCCGCCTCGTGTCGGAGCGGCTCGAACAGGTGCATCGCGGGCTCGGCGAGATGCAGACGCTGGCGGCCGGCGTCGGCGATCTGAAGAAGGTGCTGACCAACGTGAAGACGCGCGGCACCTGGGGCGAGGTGCAGCTCGAGGCGCTGCTCGAGCAGATGCTGACGCCGGACCAGTACGCGAAGAACGTCGCGACGGTGCCCAAGAGCAGCGAGCGCGTCGAGTTCGCGATTCGGCTGCCGGGCCGGCAGGCCGACGCGCAGCCGGTCTGGCTGCCGGTCGATGCGAAGTTTCCGCGCGAGGATTACGAACGGCTCATCGATGCGCAGGAGCGCGCCGACGCGGCCGGCGTCGAGGAAGCGGCGCGTGCGCTGGAGGCCCGCGTGCGCGCCGAGGCGAAAACGATCGCCGAGAAGTACGTGGCGCCGCCGCACACCACCGATTTCGCGCTGCTGTTCCTGCCCACCGAGGGGCTCTATGCCGAGATCCTGCGGCGCCCCGGGCTCACCGATCTGCTGCAGCGCGACTATCGCGTCACGGTGGCCGGTCCCACCACGCTCACGGCGCTGCTCAACAGCCTGCAGATGGGTTTCCGCACGCTCGCGATCGAACGCCGTTCGAGCGAGGTCTGGCAGGTGCTCGGCGCGGTGAAGACCGAGTTCGGCAAGTTCGGCGAGGTGCTCGCGCGCACCAAGTCGCAGCTGGAGACGGTGACGCGCTCGATCGAGGCGGCCGAGCAGCGCACGCGCGTGATGAATCGCAAGCTCAAGGCAGTCGAGGCGCTGCCCGGCGACGATGCGGCCGGTCTGCTCGGCGGCGCGGCCGGCCCGGCGGCCGACGGCGAGGACGGCTGA